The Christiangramia salexigens genome includes the window AATGATATTTGCAGATAACTTGGTTTTCAGATATTGATTCCCCTTCCAGCTATCCTTAAGGGAGTTGATATTGAATTTTGGCGTTCTGATGAATTCAGACCTTTTCCCCAGATGCCCTTCCAGTACTGCTAAAGAATTGTGAACCGAAAAGCCCATCGCGATAGAAAAGAATGTAATGAACATCCCCACAAAGCGGAAGAAGCTTTTTATACCTTTTCCATGTATTCTGGAATATGCAACATAATAACAGGCGAAAAAAATAAAGGTACTTATCGCAAACCCGGCAAGGACATTAAAATACCAGCTAAATGCCGGATTGGTATTCTTAATATATAAAACCGGGACGCTTAAAACACCAAGCAGTAAAACGATAAGGAACATGCTAGAATTAAGCAGATGGAAAAAACCATGAAATTTAGTACTTAAGGAGACCGAAGGATTCTTGAGCAGCTTACCATAATTTTTCCTGAAATTCTCTGCAGCTCCCTTATTCCATCTAAACTGCTGACTTCTTGCAGCGCTTATTACCACAGGCAGCTCGGCGGGGGTTTCTACATCTTCCAGATATTTGAATTCCCAGTTCTTCATCTGCGCGCGATAGCTAAGATCAAGATCTTCTGTAAGTGTATCTCCGCTCCAGTTACCTGCATCTATGATGCATTCTTTTCGCCATATCCCGGCAGTACCGTTAAAATTGATAAAGTTCCTGCCAAAATTCCGTCCGGTTTGCTCCAGGATAAAATGAAAATCTAAGGCAAAAGCCTGGATTCTGGTAAGTAGTGAATAATTGCGGTTAATATGCCCCCATCTGGTTTGTACAACCCCAATATTGGGATTTTTGAAATAAGGCACAGTCTTTAGTAACCAATCTGGTTTCGGCATAAAATCTGAATCAAACACCGCTACATATTCGCCTTTAGCGATCTTAAGCCCTTCCTTCAATGCCCCTGCTTTAAATCCGGTTCTATTTGTTCTTCTAATATGCGCAATATCCAATCCGGTCTTAGAAAGATCTTCTATCAAACTTTCTGTTCTTACCACCGAATTATCTGTAGAATCATCCAGAACCTGAATCTCGAGTTTATTTTTAGGGTATTTGATTTTTGCGATATTCTTCAACAGTCTTTCCACTACATAAAGTTCGTTATATAATGGAAGCTGTATGGTCACCACTGGCATGTCGGCTTCGGAAGTAAAGCTGAATTTCTCAGCGGTATCCCGACTTTTTCTGGCTTTCAGATAATTTATGAGTAAATGAAGTTGAGAAAGACTATATACAAAGATCACCAGCAAGGCGATAGTGTAAATTATAATGATCGCTAAATCTATCATTTAAAGCTGTATTTAAAGATCCAACCAAGGATTTTAACTCCGGCAAAGATAGCACCTTTAACGGTTCCTGAAACCTTGGAAACCCCTATCCTATTTTTGTAATGCACCGGAATTTCGGAATAACTTAAGTTTTGTCGTAATGCCTTAAGCTGCATTTCAACAGTCCAGCCATAAGTTTTATCCTGCATCTTGAGTTGAAGTAATTTATCATACCTAATGGCCCTGAATGGTCCCAGATCTGTAAATTTAGAATTAAAAAATACTTTCATCAGGGATGTTGCCAGCCAGTTCCCAAAGATCTGAGGAAAGGTCATTGAACCCTGCTCCCTCCACTTTTTCACCCGGGCACCGACTACAAAGTCTTTTCCTTCCTTAAGAATGGGATCTACGATCTTATTCATCTCCTCAGGAAAATCTGAATAATCTCCATCCAGAAAGACAATAATATCAGGTTTAGGGGTTTGTGAAGCCACATGATCCAGCCCCTTTAAACAGGCATAGCCATAACCTTTTCTTGGTTCCTTTAAAACTGTAGCTCCGGCTTTACGTGCGTTCGCTTCGGTATCATCAGTAGAATTATTACTTACTACAATAATTTCATCCACAAATTCGGGGATATCTCCAATCACATATGGAATTGACTCGGCTTCATTGAATGCCGGAATGATAACCTTAATTATTTCTTGCATTTAAAATTTCACATTTGGGTTATCCCTCTTAAAACCAAGAAGGGATGTCCATTCGCCCATTTTAATATCATTGGAGTATTTCTCCACTTTCTTCAGATCTCCTTTCATATAGATCAGAGCAAAACCTTCTCTTTTTCCGTCGTTATATTTTAATTCCCTAACATAAGTCGATTCATACTCTTTCCACCATCCGTTTTTTTTACCCTTTATAAAATGACCTTCTCTTAGCAGTTTACCTTGAGGCGTGTAAAAATACCAATATCCATTCTGCCTGTTATTTTTATAGGCTCCTTTTTTCTGTATTTTACCATCGGGAAAATAATAGTACCAATAATCCTCTTTTACGTTGCCTTCCTTCCAACCTTCAGCCATAAGAGTACCATTCCCATAATATTCCCTGATATAATCTTTTTCCTCCGAAATCAGGCCTGATGGAAGTATCATCAATAAGACTTTAAATAAAAGTAACCGCATTGGCATTGATATATTAACTGGTTAAAACAACCCTTATAATAAATTCTCTGCCAATAGTTACGAAGTAAAAGCGAGATTGGATTTACCTGATCAAGAATTAAAGTTTTTATAAAATTCAAAAAAAATAAAACCCTCCATGCAATCCTTCCGTAGGTATGACTGTAACTATTAAAATTAAATTATTCTAAAAATGAAAATGAAATTCAAATTAGCAGCTACTTTCTGCCTGTTCTTGCCGGCCTTGATCATGGCTCAGAGTTCCGTAAGCGGTTTTATGAAAAATAAAGGAGAAGGTACAGCCGTGTTATCCTACTATCAGGAAAAGTATGATGAAGTATTTCTGGTTCCTAATGAAATAGACGGAGTACCGGTTTTCAATGAGGTTACTCTTACCAGCATTTCTCTGTATACTGAATTTGGTGTAACAGATCGGTTAAATGTAATCGTTGATGTCCCTTATATAAGAGCAGAAGGTGATGCAAGTGAACAGGTTCTGAAAAACAACGGATTCGAAAATGAAAGAAAAGGTCTTCAGGATCTTAAGGTCTATCTGAAATATAAAATTCATGGATTTGATCTTGGAAACAATCAGTTAAACCTTATTGGTTCCCTGGGTATCGAAACTCCGCTTGGAGATTATGAGGTAAATGAAGGTCTTCAATCTATTATTGCAATTGGTAATCATGCTACTAGTTATAATGCGATGGGTATTGCCATGTTCAAGACAAACTTTGGGCTTTTTACCAGTGGGCAGATTGGATATAGCCTTCGTGGCGACGAAGTGCCGAATGCATTGTTAAGTCAATTGAAACTTGGTTATGCTGGAAAAGATTTCTATGCCGATGTGTTCATTGCAAATCAATTATCAGATAAAGATGGTGTTGATATTCTTGGAGAAGGCTTCCAGGGTTATTTCCCAGCAACCAGGGTTAACTATACCAGAGTTGGTGTAAATGCCTATGTACCGGTTGTAAGCGGAATTGGAATTACCGGAGGAGCAAGCTCATACGTAGAAGGTAGAAACCTTGGAAAAGCCACAGGATTCTATGGTGGCCTTGCATATTCTTTCTAATCATTAAAAATTAAAAAACACAAAATGAAAAATATAAATATTCTATCTAAAATGTTTCTGGCCTTAACAGTGGTCTTTGCGTTTGGCTCATGTGAAACAGCGTCCAATTATGAAGACGAAACTCCATCTATAGCCAATATCGCGGTTTCTAATGCCAGCTTTAGTGTACTTGAAGCTGCAGCCGTTCGTGGGGGTGTCGCAGTTACCCTCTCTAATCCAAATCCTAATGACCCGTCTGGAGATTATACTGTATTTGCTCCAACCAATGATGCTTTCGCAAGACTTGGATTAAATGATGAAACCCTGAGTGTATTGCAAAAGCCTTTTTTAACCAGTACTCTTTTATATCATGTTTCAAATGGTAATCTTAAATCTGGGTCTATTATGGCCGGAGGAACATCTACCTCAGCACTTGGAGTGAACAGAAGATTTGTAAGTCGTGGAAATGACCTTTTCATCAATGGATCCAAGATCCTTGCTACAGATGTTAATGCCAGTAACGGTACCGTTCACGTAATAGACAAGGTGCTAATCGCTACAGGAGCAGATATTGTACAATCTGCTATTGCTTTATCCAGCGCTAACGTATTCATTCAGCCAGAGCTTTCTTTTCTTGTAGAGGCAGTTGTATATGCAGATCTTGTGGAAGCACTTTCAGCTTCAGAAGGAGGTCCAAATTTTACAGTTTTCGCTCCCACAGACCAGGCGTTCAAAGATCTTGGAACAACTTTAGGACTGGAATTCAATCAGCCTTCAGACATCAGACAACTTCCAAAAGATCTTGTTGCAGAGGTACTGTTAAACCATGTGTTTGTTGAAGGAAAGTTTACAAGTGAACTTGAAGCCGGTACAGTAACTCCATTGGGAGGAGATGAGCTTATGTTAGGAGCTTACACCAACGGAGTGCTTTCAGTTAAGGGACAGGGCAATGAAAATGCCGCTAATATGGTAATTCCAGATGTGCAAACCACAAATGGTGTTGTGCATGTTATTGACAGAGTTTTACTTCCTAATTTGAATTAATTTTAGTTTTGAAATGGTTGAAGGCGCTTTCGGAAAACCGAAAGCGCCTTTTTTTATACCTAAACTCCCGTTATTTTTTATTATCGAGCAGATCCATAAGGTCCACATCATCCCCCAGAATAGCTTCATCTGAATTTATCCGGTTAGACGGAGAATCATTCTCCAGTTTTAGAACCCCTCTTGGGCACACCGCAGAACATATTCCACAACCTACGCAACTGGATCTTACGATATTCTCTCCTTTTTGAGCATAGGCTCTAACATCTATCCCCATCTCGCAATATGTAGAACAATTCCCGCACGAGATACACTGTCCTCCGTTGGTAGTAATGCGAAACTTTGAGAATAACCTTTGCTGCATTCCAAGAATTGCTGCCATTGGACAACCAAATCTGCACCAAACCCTGTTTCCAAAGATTGGATAAAACCCTGTACCTATAACTCCGCTAAAAATGGCACCTATCAAAAATCCATATACCTGCCT containing:
- a CDS encoding cellulose synthase family protein, with protein sequence MIDLAIIIIYTIALLVIFVYSLSQLHLLINYLKARKSRDTAEKFSFTSEADMPVVTIQLPLYNELYVVERLLKNIAKIKYPKNKLEIQVLDDSTDNSVVRTESLIEDLSKTGLDIAHIRRTNRTGFKAGALKEGLKIAKGEYVAVFDSDFMPKPDWLLKTVPYFKNPNIGVVQTRWGHINRNYSLLTRIQAFALDFHFILEQTGRNFGRNFINFNGTAGIWRKECIIDAGNWSGDTLTEDLDLSYRAQMKNWEFKYLEDVETPAELPVVISAARSQQFRWNKGAAENFRKNYGKLLKNPSVSLSTKFHGFFHLLNSSMFLIVLLLGVLSVPVLYIKNTNPAFSWYFNVLAGFAISTFIFFACYYVAYSRIHGKGIKSFFRFVGMFITFFSIAMGFSVHNSLAVLEGHLGKRSEFIRTPKFNINSLKDSWKGNQYLKTKLSANIIIEGLLVLYFAFAIWSAFRLNEYGLLIFHLMLFTGFSFVVLKSLKAEV
- a CDS encoding fasciclin domain-containing protein; translation: MKNINILSKMFLALTVVFAFGSCETASNYEDETPSIANIAVSNASFSVLEAAAVRGGVAVTLSNPNPNDPSGDYTVFAPTNDAFARLGLNDETLSVLQKPFLTSTLLYHVSNGNLKSGSIMAGGTSTSALGVNRRFVSRGNDLFINGSKILATDVNASNGTVHVIDKVLIATGADIVQSAIALSSANVFIQPELSFLVEAVVYADLVEALSASEGGPNFTVFAPTDQAFKDLGTTLGLEFNQPSDIRQLPKDLVAEVLLNHVFVEGKFTSELEAGTVTPLGGDELMLGAYTNGVLSVKGQGNENAANMVIPDVQTTNGVVHVIDRVLLPNLN
- a CDS encoding toxin-antitoxin system YwqK family antitoxin, coding for MRLLLFKVLLMILPSGLISEEKDYIREYYGNGTLMAEGWKEGNVKEDYWYYYFPDGKIQKKGAYKNNRQNGYWYFYTPQGKLLREGHFIKGKKNGWWKEYESTYVRELKYNDGKREGFALIYMKGDLKKVEKYSNDIKMGEWTSLLGFKRDNPNVKF
- a CDS encoding glycosyltransferase family 2 protein; the encoded protein is MQEIIKVIIPAFNEAESIPYVIGDIPEFVDEIIVVSNNSTDDTEANARKAGATVLKEPRKGYGYACLKGLDHVASQTPKPDIIVFLDGDYSDFPEEMNKIVDPILKEGKDFVVGARVKKWREQGSMTFPQIFGNWLATSLMKVFFNSKFTDLGPFRAIRYDKLLQLKMQDKTYGWTVEMQLKALRQNLSYSEIPVHYKNRIGVSKVSGTVKGAIFAGVKILGWIFKYSFK